The genomic region CTGCAATCAGTATACCTTCTGCCCTCTCTTCGAGCCGCTGTAAGAGCTTTGCCGGGAGCTTATAATCGCTGAGTTTTAACTTCTTAACGGGTCTGACAGCTGTTATTTCCCATCCTTCGCTTAGAGGAGGCCTTGTGATTACTATACGGAATGAGCCAAGCTGGACTATGGTAGAGCCTTCACGATCTATTTCTATAAAGCCGTCTTGTCTACGCCTGGCTGCTTCAACTATCTCTCTCGCTATTTGCTCGACCTCATCTCTGCTTAAACTTTGAGAAGTTAGCTCAACCAGTACCCAATTACCTGGCGAACCCTTTTTCGCGACAATCGGTGCTCCCTCCTTTATGTGGACGCTCATAGTGTTTTCGTCAAAATACTCCTCTATTTTTAGCCTCTCTACAGACTTTATTCGCGGAGGTATATACACAACACTCATACCCATAGCTTCAGCAACGAGTGCTTGAACCCTATCAGAAGTGATAAGCGTTGCTCCAGCTTCGTAAGCGTAGTCCCTTATTAGTGCGTCAATGGAGCCGGACCTTGCATATTTTATGTCGCTGAATGATGGACGCTGCCCTGCTATTTCTAGCTCTATAAGGCCTTGTTCGGCAAGCATTCGTATTTTCTTAATCTCTTCTAGCCCTGCATAGCCGGTTGCTCTGCCCTGATTAGCTTGATTCTCTAACTCGGCAAGAACAGCCCTATGAATAATTACCTTGCCTCTAATCTTACCCTCACTTATAAGCCTAGAAATCATCCCCTCAATTATCACGCTTGTATCCGGTACGTATACCGGCAGCGACGACTCCGTGTATGCGTACACGGCTCCAAAACTCCCCATTAGGAACAAAAACATTTTGCCTAGCTGTTCTTTTCTCTTTCTCTCAAAGCAAAACCATTATGCTAGGAAAAACTTGCTAAGTAACAAGTGTAGTAATGACTAAAGTGATAGATTCGGTCTACTCACCCAAACCTCTAGATACGCTTTGCTGCCTTAAAGACGGGGATACAATGCCTCAAATAAAACTAAGTATTGAGCGTTTAGCATCAACACTTGTGGCGTTAGGGTTTATTTATGTAAGTGTTGACCAATTAGCAAGACTCTTAGGCGTTTCAACAAAAACTGCTGGACGAATACTTGCCGAAATGCACAGAAGAGGACTGGTCAGAAAGTGGAGCAAAAGAACATATAAACTTAACATAGCAAGTCTTGCCCTCGGTGAAAAAACACTTGCCTAAGCCGCGGAAATTGATATTAGTAACTGCAGAGCACCATCCTCATCACAATCTCTGGTTAAAATTACTCGATGAAATAGCTAAAGAAAAGGGCCTCGATAAGGAGGTCAGAATTGAGGACTATGTTTTCCTTATAGAACACGGCGATACAGACGAGCTTGGAATGGCATGGGTTCCACAACTCCTAGTAGAACTTGACAATGGCGAGATAAAATTACTGCTTTCACGACTCCCTCTTGATGAGAAGCTGCAGCCAAGCATTGAAAAAGCGAAAGAGGAAATAATGAAAAAGCTAGAGGAGCTAGAAAGATAGTCAAGTATTATAACTCGGAACTCAGATACCAGGAGGCATAATATGAACTCGGTACTTGTCCCCTTCGTTCCAACACCTATATACGTTGCTCGAAAGATGCTTGAACTTGCAGGGGCACAAGAAGACGACGTTGTCATTGACTTAGGATGCGGAGATGGAAGAATACCAATTATCGCTGTAAAAGAATTTAATGTTAAGCGCGCAATTTGTGTTGAAATACAAAGACATCTTGCAGAGCAAGCAAGAGAGAATGTACACAAGCTAGGACTTGATGATAAGATTGAAATAATAAACGACGATATGTTTAAGGTTAATATATCCGAGGCGTCGATAGTAACGCTCTTCCTCTTAACAAGCGTAAATGACGCACTTGCATCAAAACTCAGAGAAGAACTCCGTGTAGGAACACGTATAGTTTCCCACGAGTTTAGAATAACAAAGTGGGAACCAATAATCTTCTCTACCGTAAACGATGGAAGAGTATCACACAACCTCTACTTATATATAATAGGATACTCGGATAAATAATCACGAAGAAATTTAAGGTTTAAAAATCCTCATTCTTGTGAAGCACTACCACGGTGACGAATCATTAAGGTAATCGTGATACGGGCAGATGAAGGAAAGATAACAGAAGAGGACATACAAGAGGGTAATTTCGGTGAAATAGCAAAGGCAGTTTCTAAGAAAGCTCTAGAAGAATGGAACCCAGAAAGCAGCGACTTCACTGCAATACGGACAAAGTTTGAACTAAGATACAGATTACCCATTGATCCCGATCTCTTCGACAAGCTACAAGAATACAACTTTGAAATGTTTAGAGAGGGAAATGAACTGGTAGTAAACCTACCAGTACTTACAATAAGCTTTGATAATGCATGGCTCGGCGACTCCTACTTAGATAAACGCATGTATCTTATAGCTCCATACTTGGACGAAGAAGAGGCCAAACAGCTTAAAGAATATTTGGTTGATGCAACTAAGGAGCCGAAGAAAGTCGGGACAGGAGAAGCTGAGATAACTCTAAGTGAAGAAGAATTAAAACGGCTAGAAGAGGGACTAGAAGAAGTTGAAGAAGAAAAACCAAGAAAGAAGAGAAGAAAACGAAAGAAGTAGGACTCGCTGAAAAGTGAGAAATGTCACATATAAGCTACCCTCATCGACAAATTATCTTTTACTAGAGAAAATAAATGCTTCGAGCCGCGAGGCCCCGATAATCTCGTCCCATGACATACTTATTGCAGATAGTAGTTGCTCAAATACACTTCTCATACTTTCAATATACTTCTCAATGTCGACTTCTGGCAGCCTTGCAAGTTGGACTGGTTTCACTCCTTCCTTGCTCTTAACCTTTACAAACGACACTATATCGCCTGGAAGCACTTGTACGCCGACACTTAGTAATTGACGGGCTGCTTTGACGTGCTGAGGCGTATTCTTCGTGTATTCATGAACGGGTTTGTTGAGCGCCATTTTAATTGCAAGTTCATCCAAGTTGTAGCTTAGATCACGAAGACCTTTATACATTTCTTTTAAGCGCTTCTTGATATCATTGCGTACCCTGACGAAGTCTTCAGGGGTCCTAACTGAACTTATGACCTTGATTATCTCGGCAAACTCGCGCTTTAGGAACTCTGGAGTGTTGCGTTTCTTTGCAACCATTCCCTTTACGTCAACACTTCCATCCTCATATACTCCTATATAGTTTTTCTTTAGTCCACTAAATGTTACAAATCTATAAATCTTGTCAACTTCCAAATCGAGTCCAAATTCTTTTTCAACATACTCTTGAAGCTCTTGTAATTTGCCGGAATGAGGGTTCCAAACAAAGAGAGAATCTGTGTCTCCATATAGAACGCGGAGGCCTAGCTCGGCAGCCTTTTGAAGCGTTTGCTTAATCGTGTAACGTCCTATAGCTGTGACGCTTTCAGCTACTGGTGGTGCATAAAATGGGAAGTTTTCAGCACCAAATACACCGTAACTGGCATTTATATATACTTTCATAGCTGCTTGTACTACGTTGTACCATTCACGTTTATCAGGAGGAAGCTCCTTGTTTTTCGCCTTCTTCTTATATATTTTTACTCGATAATCTCTTAGTAATCCAACTATTTGCGATGTAAGACCACGTATACTCATACATACCTTATGACCTACACCTGGAACATCAACCAATTTTGATTCGGGGCAATATGCTGGATTAACTGTCTCGTAGCTTAAGTTCCATCTCTTAATTATACTTGGATACAGGCTTGCAAAGTCAAGCACAACTACGTTAAAGAACACGCCACTAGCAGGGTCAAGTACTATCGCTCCTTGATACTTCTTGCCCTTTATTATTGCAAGCGATTTTACCCCTCCTTTTAGTTTAATAATCTCTTCCCTTGTCGGTATGAGATAGCCTCTGCGCCTATGTTCCCAATAGAAAAGGCTCTTAATCCAAGCAGATACTTGGCTTCGTGTTACATCTTCTATAGGAAGCTTCGATATACGCATTAGCAGTATAATCAACGTCCATACAAGGTCATTATTAAACTTTGTAAGCTGTAAAGTTAGGTACGCGTCCCGCGCATTATACCTTACGAGCTCAAGTAAAGAGAGATCGCTTATCGATGACTCCACTTCTACCTTATGTTCGCCTAAAAGAGCCGAGGCAATAGCGTCAAGTGTGAACTCCTTATAGGCGTTGCCGAAAGCATATGCTTGTATAGCTTTAATGTTAAAGAATTGATATAAGTCGATATGTACACCATACTTCATTGAAACATAGTTTCGCGTGATCCGGAACGGTATATGGCTCTTATCTATACCTAGTCGTAATGCTCTCATATAGAGATAGGGAAAGTCGAAGTTATCGCCGTTGAAGCTTATCACTATTGGGTAGTTTGCGAGTATCTTAAAGGTTTCAAGAATTAGAGCACGCTCATCATCGAATATTTCGATATGGATATTCTTTGGTAGCGCCTCGCGAAGCTTACCGAGTCTTAGATTAGGCCTTTTTAAGACGAAAACTGCTTGGCTACCATCCTCGAAGGCAAATGCGACACTGATTACAGGGTAAGAGGCCGTACTAGGGTCCGGAACTCTACCTTTAAACGGTGTATAGACCTCAATGTCAACTGCTACTCGTTTCGGCTTAGGGGGAGGTGCTTCAAATATAGGATACCACTTTACAGCTAGGTTAATTGTATCTTCATCCTCATTCTCAAACGCAGATTTGATATATGATAATTCTTCGCCGCTGACAGTTATAGGATTCTCTACAAGCCTATTTCCCCTAACCTCATATATCATGCCAGGAACAAGCCCATAGTCATATATATAGTTATGGTGAAATTTTATGTTAGCTTCCCAAGCACGTGGAACCTTATCTCTGAGGACGCGGACTATATCCGGGGTTCTCACGACTATTTTTGTAACCTTCTTCTTTTGCCATCTAAGTAGGTCAAACTTCTCA from Pyrofollis japonicus harbors:
- a CDS encoding PINc/VapC family ATPase, whose protein sequence is MGSFGAVYAYTESSLPVYVPDTSVIIEGMISRLISEGKIRGKVIIHRAVLAELENQANQGRATGYAGLEEIKKIRMLAEQGLIELEIAGQRPSFSDIKYARSGSIDALIRDYAYEAGATLITSDRVQALVAEAMGMSVVYIPPRIKSVERLKIEEYFDENTMSVHIKEGAPIVAKKGSPGNWVLVELTSQSLSRDEVEQIAREIVEAARRRQDGFIEIDREGSTIVQLGSFRIVITRPPLSEGWEITAVRPVKKLKLSDYKLPAKLLQRLEERAEGILIAGAPGMGKTTFAQALAEYYSSKGKVVKTIESPRDMSLPPQITQYSKSFAELGELHDILLLSRPDYTVFDELRTDEDFRLYIDLRLAGIGMIGVVHATSPIDAVQRFIRRVDIGMLPSIIDTVIFINKGSVEKVYGLRMTVKLPTGLREAELARPVVEVRDVLTDELEYEIYTFGEQTVVVPVKSVQAQGPAEKIKRIIERMIPGAQVEVQDGTIVVNVPRVAARALMKKMKRIRKLEDKYGVNIRINMIG
- a CDS encoding helix-turn-helix domain-containing protein, which codes for MPQIKLSIERLASTLVALGFIYVSVDQLARLLGVSTKTAGRILAEMHRRGLVRKWSKRTYKLNIASLALGEKTLA
- a CDS encoding tRNA (adenine(22)-N(1))-methyltransferase TrmK — encoded protein: MNSVLVPFVPTPIYVARKMLELAGAQEDDVVIDLGCGDGRIPIIAVKEFNVKRAICVEIQRHLAEQARENVHKLGLDDKIEIINDDMFKVNISEASIVTLFLLTSVNDALASKLREELRVGTRIVSHEFRITKWEPIIFSTVNDGRVSHNLYLYIIGYSDK
- a CDS encoding DUF2286 domain-containing protein; its protein translation is MIRADEGKITEEDIQEGNFGEIAKAVSKKALEEWNPESSDFTAIRTKFELRYRLPIDPDLFDKLQEYNFEMFREGNELVVNLPVLTISFDNAWLGDSYLDKRMYLIAPYLDEEEAKQLKEYLVDATKEPKKVGTGEAEITLSEEELKRLEEGLEEVEEEKPRKKRRKRKK
- a CDS encoding DNA-directed DNA polymerase I yields the protein MPPRRLRQRPEGVKSLLEFLGKKEDRKEKEQEFPKKNNSASLTPPSKDNDSAAGSLEELLNELKSQRTRELSVDSASVDMLSEKPSSIEEHDAKERYKENVEANLSNVSAAKEQAGEDESIDVSLYESLKEAEVDSLRSLSSLPLLRLPREAVEGDKGFLIQTYYDGDAGVAVVKLYDDQRGEVIVYHDKTGYKPYFLTDIPPDKLQEIPSVVRHPGFDHVEVVEKFDLLRWQKKKVTKIVVRTPDIVRVLRDKVPRAWEANIKFHHNYIYDYGLVPGMIYEVRGNRLVENPITVSGEELSYIKSAFENEDEDTINLAVKWYPIFEAPPPKPKRVAVDIEVYTPFKGRVPDPSTASYPVISVAFAFEDGSQAVFVLKRPNLRLGKLREALPKNIHIEIFDDERALILETFKILANYPIVISFNGDNFDFPYLYMRALRLGIDKSHIPFRITRNYVSMKYGVHIDLYQFFNIKAIQAYAFGNAYKEFTLDAIASALLGEHKVEVESSISDLSLLELVRYNARDAYLTLQLTKFNNDLVWTLIILLMRISKLPIEDVTRSQVSAWIKSLFYWEHRRRGYLIPTREEIIKLKGGVKSLAIIKGKKYQGAIVLDPASGVFFNVVVLDFASLYPSIIKRWNLSYETVNPAYCPESKLVDVPGVGHKVCMSIRGLTSQIVGLLRDYRVKIYKKKAKNKELPPDKREWYNVVQAAMKVYINASYGVFGAENFPFYAPPVAESVTAIGRYTIKQTLQKAAELGLRVLYGDTDSLFVWNPHSGKLQELQEYVEKEFGLDLEVDKIYRFVTFSGLKKNYIGVYEDGSVDVKGMVAKKRNTPEFLKREFAEIIKVISSVRTPEDFVRVRNDIKKRLKEMYKGLRDLSYNLDELAIKMALNKPVHEYTKNTPQHVKAARQLLSVGVQVLPGDIVSFVKVKSKEGVKPVQLARLPEVDIEKYIESMRSVFEQLLSAISMSWDEIIGASRLEAFIFSSKR